A portion of the Lolium rigidum isolate FL_2022 chromosome 1, APGP_CSIRO_Lrig_0.1, whole genome shotgun sequence genome contains these proteins:
- the LOC124706880 gene encoding desmethyl-deoxy-podophyllotoxin synthase-like: MAQDVQSSYYLLLATILVLPLLLLKLRPHRHGVETNLPPGPWRLPVIGSMHHFVGALPHRAMRDLARRLGAPLMLLRLGELSVVVASSASAAREVMRTHDAALATRPLTAALRALHKDGFGLVFAPKGDHWRQLRKLCVTELLSTRRVRSLRGCRQAAAATLVASVTAQSSSTSEPVNVSSLLSTYVTDAAVRAVVGDRMGDRDAFLACMDEGAKVATGSSLVDLFPSSRLARALSGTARRAELYGAKMSRLMDVVLEEHRASRSATGAGDEEEDLVDVLLRLQTDGRLHVPLEIGTFRALITDLFGGANETSATTLQWAMAELMRDPKKLRRAQDEVRGAFAGESRVREEALPELRYLQLVVKETLRLHPAVPLLIPRECQEPCRVLGYDVPVGAMVLVNAWAIGRDAESWGADAEEFRPERFDEAGRCAVDFKGTHFELVPFGAGRRMCPGIALNVAVMKLALASLLFHFDWEIPGGAAPHDLDMTESFGTTTRMKNDLWMQATVRVPLPSL, translated from the exons ATGGCGCAAGATGTCCAGTCCAGCTACtacctcctcctcgccaccatcctcgtgctcccgctcctcctcctcaagctcaggcCGCACAGGCACGGCGTCGAGACTAACCTTCCCCCGGGGCCATGGCGGTTACCGGTCATCGGCAGCATGCACCACTTCGTAGGTGCACTCCCGCACCGCGCCATGCGGGACCTCGCCCGCCGGCTCGGCGCTCCGCTCATGCTGCTCCGCCTCGGCGAGCTCAGCGTCGTCGTGGcctcgtcggcgtcggcggcgagggAGGTCATGAGGACCCACGACGCCGCGCTCGCCACCCGGCCGCTGACCGCCGCCCTCCGCGCGCTCCACAAGGACGGTTTCGGCTTGGTGTTCGCGCCGAAGGGCGATCATTGGCGGCAGCTCCGCAAGCTCTGCGTCACCGAGCTGCTCAGCAcgcggcgggtccggtccctccGTGGCTGCCGCCAGGCAGCGGCCGCCACCCTCGTCGCGTCCGTCACGGCGCAGTCGTCGTCGACGTCCGAGCCGGTGAACGTCAGCTCCCTCCTCTCCACCTACGTCACCGACGCGGCGGTGCGCGCCGTGGTGGGCGACCGGATGGGGGATCGCGACGCCTTTCTGGCGTGCATGGACGAGGGTGCCAAGGTGGCCACCGGGTCCAGCCTCGTCGACCTGTTCCCGTCCTCGCGCCTCGCGCGCGCACTTAGCGGGACGGCGCGACGCGCAGAGCTGTACGGTGCCAAGATGAGCCGTCTCATGGACGTTGTCCTCGAGGAGCACCGCGCGAGTAGGTCGGccaccggcgccggcgacgaggaagaagacctCGTGGACGTCCTGCTGAGGCTCCAGACGGATGGCAGGCTTCACGTTCCTCTCGAGATAGGAACCTTCCGCGCCTTGATCACC GATCTGTTTGGCGGTGCGAACGAGACCTCGGCGACGACGCTGCAGTGGGCCATGGCGGAGCTGATGCGGGACCCGAAGAAGCTCCGCAGGGCGCAGGACGAGGTGCGCGGAGCCTTCGCCGGGGAGAGCCGCGTTCGGGAGGAGGCCCTGCCGGAGCTGCGTTACCTGCAGCTTGTGGTCAAGGAGACACTCCGGCTGCACCCGGCGGTTCCGCTGCTCATCCCGCGGGAGTGCCAGGAGCCCTGCCGCGTGCTCGGCTACGACGTGCCCGTGGGCGCCATGGTGCTCGTCAACGCGTGGGCGATCGGGCGAGACGCCGAGAGCTGGGGCGCGGACGCCGAGGAGTTCAGGCCGGAGAGGTTCGATGAGGCCGGCAGGTGCGCGGTGGACTTTAAGGGGACGCACTTCGAGCTCGTGCCATTCGGCGCGGGACGGAGGATGTGCCCCGGCATAGCGCTGAACGTGGCTGTCATGAAGCTCGCGCTGGCGAGCCTCCTCTTCCACTTCGACTGGGAGATCcctggcggcgcagccccgcaTGATCTGGATATGACGGAATCATTCGGGACCACGACGCGGATGAAGAACGACTTGTGGATGCAGGCCACTGTTCGCGTGCCTCTTCCTAGTCTCTAG
- the LOC124706869 gene encoding xyloglucan galactosyltransferase KATAMARI1 homolog, with translation MSMESDAANDRHSVGEGSGGVSLLRPPRIFCLTMLSVVFWALIFYFISTMQGDMASLLLKPSAFSLPPFRFGRDRCVGRYIYMYDLPPRFNADIARECSKFAAGVDMCKYTANDGFGPPLPPGDSLPEKGAYDTDQYVLELIYHSRMRRYECLTTDPSIAAAVYVPFYAGFDAALNLWRSNLSARDALPRDMVEWLVRRPEWRAMGGRDHFLVAGRGTWDFVRGEGGGWGSAFMTYPAVRNMTVLTIEASPWLGNDFGVPFPSHFHPSSDDDVLRWQDRMRRQERRWLWGFAGGSRPDSKRTVRAQIIEQCGNSSSCTMFASTTGVHNSPDGIMGLLESAEFCIEPCGDSYTRKSTFDAILAGCIPVFFHPISAYTQYTWYLPRDYRSYSVFIPQDDVAKRNASIEETLRQIPPAKVARMREEVIRLIPRVMYRDPAAMGVTFKDAFDVAVDAVIDRVAKRRRAAAEGREYQDSVDGQHSWKYDLFEPGHKDIGPHEFDPYTPSVLKCKTFWTFSDQVKNVQIYVCTLLNLDRDRLPASSSSMAFGSQRLLRPQLAPPAPAAAPPYAAPPASSSTSAGPPPSSTSAPVQHRRRRRRHHDILHSSFSAVAVTGSGRPIAPSLHACCQNAGARPSVPAPPILSAPPVSAGCVEDPELRGVGEAMLDAHHCCAVVTADLVTAPS, from the exons ATGAGCATGGAGAGTGATGCCGCTAACGACAGGCACTCCGTTGGCGAAGGCAGCGGCGGCGTGAGCTTGCTCCGGCCACCGCGGATATTCTGCCTCACGATGCTCTCGGTCGTATTCTGGGCTCTGatattctacttcatctccaccaTGCAAGGCGACATGGCGTCTCTTCTCCTCAAGCCCTCAGCCTTCTCCCTTCCGCCCTTCCGCTTTGGCCGGGACCGGTGCGTCGGCCGGTACATCTACATGTACGACCTGCCGCCACGGTTCAACGCCGACATCGCCCGCGAATGCAGCAAGTTCGCGGCAGGCGTCGACATGTGCAAGTACACGGCGAACGACGGGTTCGGCCCCCCGCTCCCGCCCGGCGACTCCCTGCCAGAGAAGGGAGCCTACGACACCGACCAGTACGTGCTGGAGTTGATCTACCACTCTCGGATGAGGCGGTACGAGTGCCTCACCACCGACCCCTCCATCGCCGCTGCAGTGTACGTGCCCTTCTACGCCGGGTTCGACGCGGCACTGAACCTGTGGAGGAGCAACCTCTCGGCCCGTGACGCCCTGCCGCGGGACATGGTGGAGTGGCTCGTGCGGCGGCCGGAGTGGCGCGCCATGGGGGGCCGCGACCACTTCCTGGTCGCCGGACGGGGCACATGGGATTTCGtccgcggcgaaggcggcggctggGGCAGCGCCTTCATGACGTACCCGGCCGTCCGCAACATGACGGTGCTCACCATCGAGGCTAGCCCCTGGCTCGGCAACGACTTCGGCGTGCCGTTCCCGTCACACTTCCACCCTTCTTCCGACGACGACGTGCTTCGCTGGCAGGACCGCATGCGCCGGCAGGAGCGCAGGTGGCTCTGGGGTTTCGCCGGCGGGTCGCGCCCCGACAGCAAGAGAACGGTGCGCGCCCAGATCATAGAGCAGTGCGGCAATTCGAGCAGCTGCACGATGTTCGCCAGCACGACGGGCGTCCACAACTCGCCGGACGGGATCATGGGGCTGCTGGAGAGCGCCGAGTTCTGCATCGAGCCGTGCGGCGACTCCTACACCCGCAAGTCCACCTTCGATGCCATCCTCGCCGGCTGCATCCCGGTCTTCTTCCACCCGATCTCCGCCTACACCCAGTACACGTGGTACCTGCCCAGGGACTACAGGAGCTACTCGGTGTTCATCCCCCAGGACGATGTGGCCAAACGGAACGCCAGCATCGAGGAGACGCTGAGGCAAATACCGCCGGCGAAGGTGGCGCGGATGCGAGAGGAGGTGATCCGGCTCATACCGAGGGTGATGTACAGGGACCCGGCGGCGATGGGCGTGACATTCAAGGACGCATTCGATGTCGCTGTGGACGCCGTCATCGACAGGGTGGCGAAGCGCCGGCGCGCCGCGGCCGAGGGACGCGAGTACCAGGACAGCGTCGACGGACAGCATAGTTGGAAGTACGATTTGTTCGAGCCTGGTCACAAAGATATAGGCCCGCACGAGTTTGatccatatactccctccgttctaaaatGTAAGACGTTTTGGACTTTTTCCGACCAGGTGAAAAACGTGCAAATTTACGTTTGTACCCTCCTCAATCTGGATCGCGATCGTCTTCCCGCATCATCGTCTTCGATGGCGTTCGGTTCCCAGCGACTCCTCCGCCCCCAGCTGGCACCTCCGGCCCCTGCAGCAGCACCGCCCTATGCAGCACCTCCGGCCTCGTCCAGCACCTCCGCCGGTCCTCCCCCGTCCAGCACCTCCGCCCCTgtccagcaccgccgccgccgccgccgccaccacgatATCCTCCATTCAAGCTTCTCTGCGGTCGCCGTGACCGGATCCGGGCGCCCCATCGCACCATCTCTCCACGCCTGCTGCCAGAACGCCGGCGCTCGGCCTTCAGTCCCGGCTCCACCCATTCTTTCAGCACCTCCTGTGTCCGCCGGCTGCGTCGAGGATCCCGAGCTTCGGGGTGTCGGTGAGGCCATGCTGGATGCGCATCATTGCT GTGCCGTCGTGACCGCCGACCTCGTGACCGCCCCGTCGTGA